In Oryza brachyantha chromosome 1, ObraRS2, whole genome shotgun sequence, the following are encoded in one genomic region:
- the LOC102721130 gene encoding uncharacterized protein LOC102721130 isoform X2, which produces MEELAPAPRHRERRRHRRKASDAGARAAAAASAYSDVFGGPPQFAAAFDGVPADYGEVFGGVAASCSIPYLDLPPAAARDDGAGAGGYGEIFGRFDFGDLAEPYEDLLAEAVALAAEIASSSESSRSSVRKESGQLDAEPSILHQHYPTVGYDQHFDDEEFSPISSPPDSGKQFNMSFNKATWGRPDDIVKITTCMVEPSISYVVDSCNLSNKSATDHVVIVGGDTFVNGEKGSTGQTFPSSSSVKSASSDSMSDKNLHTPTSVSKNNCEDEDCQKRLSTHSESSEDVPSPDYPFLRVSNNRLHTQPIKVQPPSMPPSKLLNKKESKANGDSEVSTNSAAAAAAIKEAMEFAEARLKAAKELMERKGDSFKLRKKQGHHRGTKSTDLKESITPEVVHIYDEKLTMRRLVKEEKTNGEPALVTRNGGSSAVKSTHCDHNEKVVTSPRKPQQTVQSGSKLEKLGKWTSGTDFYELISPDQKCKTNSVTCEVQTANPSSKPDQFEEGEATLGDLERCGKLWDGDDITELRMEHVNVREHAMCSTEDACKAPTAPEVSFGKGKPTCQDSTETHFKECVGTENYQEGHGDDRTFEISCVNGISSKLNNQEISGASLESCISGSNNIETLEVPCVDEMQSQILEEYHDVHSENIEEIKSSQVKVSNLEESVEYHETPNFQTQLSAAHGGTETVEKEKMFSLSDELCPQNENKEITEVPPESLIHQEIKKFETEKAYTSVGDMVQKSESLEEEANITLEMTESASVSRHEPEVLNEYLEGINVMNPLVRTCGTSVEHSDKIQEAQESSEPRHSGTKMDRIGTKMDRIRDLIFHCNEEAKDPWFDNSEESHAEENLSHDGKEGQTSVKGIDKGPNDAYVEVNVHHSETEVIIDEGSDCDMKMSTCSKELNASFLESCVSMQHLSQIDEFISGQASDESTPLENLAENCRKAEKEFPAENCTALEQEQVTGSKLEGDDKDKLSKSKQQNQKSVNLDNKIVPNFIENPTLNFFQKLRDETPDVQRIEGKANVKKTDRETEVLDGLDEDRERYNMEREKEQAKERSRQKLEEEKERERERAKDRLAVQRATKEAHDRAFAEARAKAEIIALERITLARQRASAEARENKEKASAEAAAEKASREARLKAERAAVERATAEARERAIEKAKAAADAKERMERFRSSFKDSFKATNQDNQLDKQFQKTASNNYERSTDSSNQVEFESALRHKARSEREQRTAERAAKALAEKNMRDMLTQREQAERHRLAEFLDPEVKRWSNGKEGNLRALLSTLQYILASDSGWQSVPLTDLITAAAVKKAYRRATLCVHPDKLQQRGATIRQKYICEKVFDLLKEAWNKFNSEER; this is translated from the exons ATGGAGGAgctcgcgccggcgccgaggcaccgggagcggcggaggcaCCGGAGGAAGGCGTCGGACGccggggcgcgggcggcggcggcggcgtcggcgtacAGCGACGTGTTCGGCGGGCCGCCGCAGTTCGCCGCGGCGTTCGACGGGGTGCCGGCGGACTACGGGGAGGTGTTCGGTGGCGTCGCGGCCTCGTGCTCCATCCCCTACCTCGACCtgcccccggccgccgcccgcgacgacggcgccggggccggggGGTACGGCGAGATCTTCGGCCGGTTCGACTTCGGGGACTTGGCGGAGCCATACGAGGACCTGttggcggaggcggtggcgttggcggcggagatcgcgTCGTCGAGCGAGAGCTCGAG ATCATCTGTCAGAAAAGAATCTGGCCAACTAGATGCTGAGCCATCTATACTCCATCAACACTATCCAACTGTGGGTTATGACCAACACTTTGATGATGAGGAATTTTCTCCAATCTCCTCGCCTCCAGATAGTGGGAAACAAtttaatatgtcatttaacaAGGCTACCTGGGGAAGACCAGATGATATAGTTAAAATAACTACTTGTATGGTGGAACCTTCAATAAGTTACGTAGTTGACTCTTGCAATCTGTCAAACAAGTCAGCAACAGATCATGTTGTAATAGTGGGTGGTGATACATTTGTGAATGGCGAAAAAGGAAGCACAGGCCAGACATTCCCATCAAGTTCAAGCGTGAAGAGTGCTAGTAGTGATTCTATGTCTGATAAGAACCTTCACACACCAACATCCGTTTCTAAGAATAATTGTGAAGATGAAGATTGCCAGAAGCGGTTAAGCACCCATTCAGAATCAAGTGAGGATGTGCCTTCCCCTGACTACCCGTTCTTAAGAGTCTCAAATAACAGGCTTCACACACAGCCGATCAAAGTACAGCCACCATCAATGCCACCATCTAAATTacttaataaaaaagaaagtaaagcAAATGGAGATTCTGAAGTCAGTACTAactcagctgctgctgctgctgctatcaAAGAAGCAATGGAATTCGCTGAAGCTCGGTTAAAAGCTGCCAAAGAATTGATGGAGAGAAAGGGTGACAGTTTTAAGCTTCGAAAGAAGCAAGGTCATCATAGAGGCACAAAATCGACAGATCTTAAGGAAAGTATTACACCTGAAGTGGTGCATATTTATGATGAAAAGTTGACCATGAGAAGGTTAGTGAAAGAGGAAAAGACCAATGGGGAGCCAGCTTTGGTGACTAGGAATGGAGGCAGCAGTGCAGTTAAGTCAACTCACTGTGATCACAATGAAAAAGTGGTTACATCACCAAGGAAGCCTCAGCAGACAGTGCAAAGTGGCTCTAAACTAGAAAAACTAGGAAAGTGGACATCTGGTACTGACTTTTATGAACTGATTAGCCCTGACCAGAAATGCAAGACCAACTCAGTTACATGTGAAGTTCAGACAGCAAATCCCTCCAGCAAGCCCGACCAGTTTGAGGAAGGAGAAGCCACTTTAGGGGATTTGGAAAGGTGTGGAAAATTATGGGATGGGGATGACATAACAGAGTTGAGAATGGAACATGTAAATGTGAGAGAACATGCTATGTGTTCTACAGAGGATGCATGTAAGGCTCCTACAGCTCCAGAAGTTTCTTTTGGCAAGGGAAAACCCACATGCCAAGATTCAACTGAGACCCATTTTAAAGAATGTGTGGGGACAGAAAATTATCAAGAAGGACATGGTGATGATAGGACATTTGAGATTTCATGTGTGAATGGTATATCTTCAAAGCTAAATAATCAAGAAATATCCGGTGCATCTTTGGAATCTTGTATATCTGGAAGCAACAATATAGAAACACTTGAGGTTCCATGTGTTGATGAGATGCAGAGCCAAATATTGGAGGAATATCATGATGTTCATAGCGAAAATATTGAAGAAATCAAGTCAAGTCAAGTGAAAGTATCAAATTTAGAGGAGTCGGTGGAATATCATGAAACCCCAAATTTCCAGACACAGTTGAGTGCAGCTCATGGAGGGACTGAAACTgttgagaaagaaaagatgtTTAGTCTTTCTGATGAATTATGCCCACAGaatgaaaataaagaaataactGAAGTACCTCCAGAATCACTCATCCATcaagaaattaagaaatttgAAACTGAGAAAGCATATACTTCCGTAGGAGATATGGTTCAAAAATCTGAATCACTAGAAGAGGAAGCTAACATTACTTTGGAAATGACAGAAAGTGCTAGTGTGAGTAGACATGAACCAGAAGTACTGAATGAATATCTCGAGGGCATCAACGTGATGAATCCCCTTGTTAGAACATGTGGTACTTCTGTTGAACATTCAGATAAGATACAAGAAGCACAAGAGTCATCAGAACCTCGACACTCTGGGACAAAAATGGACAGAATTGGGACAAAAATGGACAGAATTAGGGATCTTATATTTCACTGTAATGAAGAAGCAAAAGATCCCTGGTTTGATAATAGTGAGGAGTCACATGCGGAAGAAAATTTAAGCCATGATGGTAAAGAGGGCCAGACATCTGTGAAAGGTATCGACAAAGGACCAAATGATGCATATGTGGAAGTTAATGTACATCATTCTGAAACTGAAGTTATTATTGATGAGGGCAGTGATTGTGACATGAAGATGAGCACATGCTCAAAAGAGCTGAATGCTTCATTTTTAGAATCATGCGTTAGCATGCAGCACTTGTCTCAGATTGATGAGTTTATTTCTGGTCAGGCATCTGATGAAAGCACCCCTCTTGAAAACCTTGCAGAGAATTGCAGAAAAGCAGAAAAAGAATTTCCAGCAGAAAATTGTACAGCATTGGAACAAGAGCAAGTTACTGGAAGCAAATTGGAAGGGGATGACAAAGATAAACtatcaaaatcaaaacaacaGAATCAGAAATCTGTTAATTTGGACAACAAAATTGTACCTAATTTCATAGAGAACCCTACATTGAACTTTTTCCAGAAACTGAGAGATGAGACCCCTGATGTTCAGAGAATTGAAGGGAAGGCGAATGTGAAAAAGACAGACAGAGAAACCGAGGTCTTGGATGGACTAGATGAAGACAGAGAAAGATATAATatggaaagagaaaaggaacaaGCTAAAGAGAGATCAAGACAAAAATtagaagaagagaaggaacGGGAGAGAGAGCGAGCAAAAGATAGGCTTGCTGTTCAGAGAGCTACAAAAGAAGCACATGACAGAGCATTTGCTGAGGCCCGTGCAAAGGCTGAAATAATAGCATTGGAAAGGATTACCTTAGCACGCCAACGAGCATCTGCAGAAGCTCGAGAGAACAAAGAGAAGGCAAGTGCAGAAGCAGCTGCTGAGAAGGCTTCTAGAGAAGCTAGACTAAAAGCAGAACGTGCAGCAGTTGAGAGAGCAACTGCTGAAGCTCGGGAGAGAGCAATTGAAAAGGCAAAAGCTGCTGCAGATGCAAAGGAGCGAATGGAAAGATTTAGATCCTCCTTCAAGGACAGTTTTAAGGCTACTAATCAG GATAATCAACTGGACAAACAGTTTCAGAAGACAGCTTCTAATAACTATGAAAGAAGCACAGATTCTAGTAATCAAG TTGAGTTTGAGTCAGCTCTAAGACATAAAGCAAGATCTGAGAGGGAACAACGCACAGCTGAGCGAGCG GCCAAAGCTCTAGCTGAAAAGAATATGAGGGACATGCTGACTCAGAGAGAACAAGCAGAGAGACAT AGATTAGCTGAATTCCTTGATCCTGAAGTCAAGAGATGGTCAAATGGAAAGGAAGGAAATTTGCGAGCATTGCTATCTACACTgcaatat ATCCTTGCTTCAGATAGTGGCTGGCAATCGGTTCCCCTCACAGATCTCATTACAGCCGCTGCCGTCAAGAAAGCATATAGAAGGGCAACCCTTTGTGTCCATCCTGATAAACTACAACAAAGGGGTGCTACAATCAGACAGAAATATATTTGTGAGAAAGTGTTTGATCTCCTTAAG GAGGCATGGAACAAATTCAATTCGGAAGAGCGATAG
- the LOC102721415 gene encoding LOW QUALITY PROTEIN: laccase-2-like (The sequence of the model RefSeq protein was modified relative to this genomic sequence to represent the inferred CDS: inserted 3 bases in 3 codons): protein MASSPRGRLPLVVSTLLLALFTVTARADVKRYQFDIVMSNVSRLCHEKAMVTVNGXYPGPTIYAREGDRIVVNVANRMTRHNVTIHWHGLKQRRNGWADGPVSMPQCPIGSGGSYVYDFNVTGQRXHAHIAWMRATVHSAVVVLPGAGVPYPFPEPDDEAEIILGEWWHADVETVERQGSMLGMAPNMSDAHTINGKPGPLFPCYQKHTYALQVRSGKTYLIRIINAAVIDELFFSIAGHAMTVVEIDVTYNKPFVTSTVQLSPGQNMNVLVRADQSPGRYFMVAKPFNNMPIPADNKTATAILQYAGVQTSVVPILPQLMPATNSTGFVAAFHDKRRSLSSPRYPADVPLAVDRHLLYTIGLNIDPCDTCLNQSRLAASLNNITFVMPXDFPDRPPARFNYTGVPLTAGLGTSLGTRLSKIAYNATVELVLQDTNLLSVESHPFHLHGYNFFVVGRGVRNFDPAKDPAKYNLVDPPERNTVGVPAGGWAAIRFRANNPGVWFLHCHLEVHTSWDLKTAFLLEDGSGPDESVLPPPKDLPKC, encoded by the exons ATGGCCTCTTCTCCTCGCGGCCGCCTCCCTCTGGTGGTTTCGACTCTTCTACTTGCCCTCTTCACCGTGACTGCGCGCGCCGATGTTAAGAGATACCAATTCGAT ATTGTGATGAGCAACGTGAGCAGATTGTGCCACGAGAAGGCCATGGTCACGGTGAACG GCTACCCGGGGCCGACCATCTACGCGCGCGAAGGGGACCGGATCGTCGTGAACGTGGCCAACCGCATGACGAGGCACAACGTGACGATCCACTGGCACGGGCTGAAGCAGCGGCGGAACGGGTGGGCGGACGGGCCGGTAAGCATGCCA CAGTGCCcgatcggcagcggcgggagcTACGTCTACGACTTCAACGTGACGGGCCAGC GGCACGCCCACATCGCGTGGATGCGCGCCACCGTGCAcagcgccgtcgtcgtcctcccggGGGCCGGCGTCCCCTACCCGTTCCCCGAGCCCGACGACGAGGCCGAGATCATCCTCGGCGAGTGGTGGCACGCCGACGTGGAGACCGTGGAGAGGCAGGGCAGCATGCTCGGCATGGCGCCCAACATGTCGGACGCGCACACCATCAACGGCAAGCCCGGCCCGCTCTTCCCGTGCTACCAGAAAC aTACCTACGCGCTGCAGGTGCGGAGTGGCAAGACGTACCTGATCCGGATCATCAACGCTGCGGTAATTGACGAGCTCTTCTTCTCGATCGCCGGCCACGCCATGACGGTGGTCGAGATTGACGTGACCTACAACAAGCCGTTCGTGACATCCACCGTGCAGCTCTCCCCGGGGCAGAACATGAACGTGCTCGTCCGGGCCGACCAGAGTCCTGGCCGGTACTTCATGGTCGCCAAGCCCTTTAACAATATGCCCATCCCCGCCGACAACAAGACGGCCACCGCGATCCTCCAGTACGCCGGCGTCCAGACCTCCGTCGTCCCGATATTGCCCCAGCTGATGCCGGCCACGAACAGCACCGGCTTCGTGGCCGCGTTCCACGACAAGCGGCGGAGCCTCAGCTCCCCGCGGTACCCGGCGGACGTGCCGCTCGCTGTCGACCGGCACCTGCTCTACACCATCGGGCTCAACATCGACCCGTGCGACACGTGCCTGAACCAGTCGCGCCTCGCGGCGTCGCTGAACAACATCACCTTCGTGATGC CGGACTTCCCGGACCGCCCGCCGGCGCGGTTCAACTACACGGGCGTGCCGCTCACCGCCGGCCTCGGCACGTCGCTCGGCACGAGGCTGAGCAAGATCGCGTACAACGCCACCGTGGAGCTGGTGCTGCAGGACACCAACCTCCTGTCCGTCGAGTCGCACCCGTTCCACCTCCACGGGTACAACTTCTTTGTCGTCGGGAGAGGCGTCCGCAACTTCGACCCGGCCAAGGACCCGGCCAAGTACAACCTCGTCGACCCGCCGGAGAGGAACACCGTCGGCGTGCCCGCCGGTGGCTGGGCCGCGATCAGGTTCAGAGCGAACAACCCAG GTGTTTGGTTCTTGCATTGTCATCTTGAGGTGCACACGAGCTGGGACTTAAAAACGGCGTTTTTATTGGAGGATGGGAGCGGTCCCGATGAGTCGGTTTTGCCACCGCCTAAGGATTTGCCCAAGTGCTGA
- the LOC102721130 gene encoding uncharacterized protein LOC102721130 isoform X1, with translation MEELAPAPRHRERRRHRRKASDAGARAAAAASAYSDVFGGPPQFAAAFDGVPADYGEVFGGVAASCSIPYLDLPPAAARDDGAGAGGYGEIFGRFDFGDLAEPYEDLLAEAVALAAEIASSSESSRSSVRKESGQLDAEPSILHQHYPTVGYDQHFDDEEFSPISSPPDSGKQFNMSFNKATWGRPDDIVKITTCMVEPSISYVVDSCNLSNKSATDHVVIVGGDTFVNGEKGSTGQTFPSSSSVKSASSDSMSDKNLHTPTSVSKNNCEDEDCQKRLSTHSESSEDVPSPDYPFLRVSNNRLHTQPIKVQPPSMPPSKLLNKKESKANGDSEVSTNSAAAAAAIKEAMEFAEARLKAAKELMERKGDSFKLRKKQGHHRGTKSTDLKESITPEVVHIYDEKLTMRRLVKEEKTNGEPALVTRNGGSSAVKSTHCDHNEKVVTSPRKPQQTVQSGSKLEKLGKWTSGTDFYELISPDQKCKTNSVTCEVQTANPSSKPDQFEEGEATLGDLERCGKLWDGDDITELRMEHVNVREHAMCSTEDACKAPTAPEVSFGKGKPTCQDSTETHFKECVGTENYQEGHGDDRTFEISCVNGISSKLNNQEISGASLESCISGSNNIETLEVPCVDEMQSQILEEYHDVHSENIEEIKSSQVKVSNLEESVEYHETPNFQTQLSAAHGGTETVEKEKMFSLSDELCPQNENKEITEVPPESLIHQEIKKFETEKAYTSVGDMVQKSESLEEEANITLEMTESASVSRHEPEVLNEYLEGINVMNPLVRTCGTSVEHSDKIQEAQESSEPRHSGTKMDRIGTKMDRIRDLIFHCNEEAKDPWFDNSEESHAEENLSHDGKEGQTSVKGIDKGPNDAYVEVNVHHSETEVIIDEGSDCDMKMSTCSKELNASFLESCVSMQHLSQIDEFISGQASDESTPLENLAENCRKAEKEFPAENCTALEQEQVTGSKLEGDDKDKLSKSKQQNQKSVNLDNKIVPNFIENPTLNFFQKLRDETPDVQRIEGKANVKKTDRETEVLDGLDEDRERYNMEREKEQAKERSRQKLEEEKERERERAKDRLAVQRATKEAHDRAFAEARAKAEIIALERITLARQRASAEARENKEKASAEAAAEKASREARLKAERAAVERATAEARERAIEKAKAAADAKERMERFRSSFKDSFKATNQDNQLDKQFQKTASNNYERSTDSSNQVVEFESALRHKARSEREQRTAERAAKALAEKNMRDMLTQREQAERHRLAEFLDPEVKRWSNGKEGNLRALLSTLQYILASDSGWQSVPLTDLITAAAVKKAYRRATLCVHPDKLQQRGATIRQKYICEKVFDLLKEAWNKFNSEER, from the exons ATGGAGGAgctcgcgccggcgccgaggcaccgggagcggcggaggcaCCGGAGGAAGGCGTCGGACGccggggcgcgggcggcggcggcggcgtcggcgtacAGCGACGTGTTCGGCGGGCCGCCGCAGTTCGCCGCGGCGTTCGACGGGGTGCCGGCGGACTACGGGGAGGTGTTCGGTGGCGTCGCGGCCTCGTGCTCCATCCCCTACCTCGACCtgcccccggccgccgcccgcgacgacggcgccggggccggggGGTACGGCGAGATCTTCGGCCGGTTCGACTTCGGGGACTTGGCGGAGCCATACGAGGACCTGttggcggaggcggtggcgttggcggcggagatcgcgTCGTCGAGCGAGAGCTCGAG ATCATCTGTCAGAAAAGAATCTGGCCAACTAGATGCTGAGCCATCTATACTCCATCAACACTATCCAACTGTGGGTTATGACCAACACTTTGATGATGAGGAATTTTCTCCAATCTCCTCGCCTCCAGATAGTGGGAAACAAtttaatatgtcatttaacaAGGCTACCTGGGGAAGACCAGATGATATAGTTAAAATAACTACTTGTATGGTGGAACCTTCAATAAGTTACGTAGTTGACTCTTGCAATCTGTCAAACAAGTCAGCAACAGATCATGTTGTAATAGTGGGTGGTGATACATTTGTGAATGGCGAAAAAGGAAGCACAGGCCAGACATTCCCATCAAGTTCAAGCGTGAAGAGTGCTAGTAGTGATTCTATGTCTGATAAGAACCTTCACACACCAACATCCGTTTCTAAGAATAATTGTGAAGATGAAGATTGCCAGAAGCGGTTAAGCACCCATTCAGAATCAAGTGAGGATGTGCCTTCCCCTGACTACCCGTTCTTAAGAGTCTCAAATAACAGGCTTCACACACAGCCGATCAAAGTACAGCCACCATCAATGCCACCATCTAAATTacttaataaaaaagaaagtaaagcAAATGGAGATTCTGAAGTCAGTACTAactcagctgctgctgctgctgctatcaAAGAAGCAATGGAATTCGCTGAAGCTCGGTTAAAAGCTGCCAAAGAATTGATGGAGAGAAAGGGTGACAGTTTTAAGCTTCGAAAGAAGCAAGGTCATCATAGAGGCACAAAATCGACAGATCTTAAGGAAAGTATTACACCTGAAGTGGTGCATATTTATGATGAAAAGTTGACCATGAGAAGGTTAGTGAAAGAGGAAAAGACCAATGGGGAGCCAGCTTTGGTGACTAGGAATGGAGGCAGCAGTGCAGTTAAGTCAACTCACTGTGATCACAATGAAAAAGTGGTTACATCACCAAGGAAGCCTCAGCAGACAGTGCAAAGTGGCTCTAAACTAGAAAAACTAGGAAAGTGGACATCTGGTACTGACTTTTATGAACTGATTAGCCCTGACCAGAAATGCAAGACCAACTCAGTTACATGTGAAGTTCAGACAGCAAATCCCTCCAGCAAGCCCGACCAGTTTGAGGAAGGAGAAGCCACTTTAGGGGATTTGGAAAGGTGTGGAAAATTATGGGATGGGGATGACATAACAGAGTTGAGAATGGAACATGTAAATGTGAGAGAACATGCTATGTGTTCTACAGAGGATGCATGTAAGGCTCCTACAGCTCCAGAAGTTTCTTTTGGCAAGGGAAAACCCACATGCCAAGATTCAACTGAGACCCATTTTAAAGAATGTGTGGGGACAGAAAATTATCAAGAAGGACATGGTGATGATAGGACATTTGAGATTTCATGTGTGAATGGTATATCTTCAAAGCTAAATAATCAAGAAATATCCGGTGCATCTTTGGAATCTTGTATATCTGGAAGCAACAATATAGAAACACTTGAGGTTCCATGTGTTGATGAGATGCAGAGCCAAATATTGGAGGAATATCATGATGTTCATAGCGAAAATATTGAAGAAATCAAGTCAAGTCAAGTGAAAGTATCAAATTTAGAGGAGTCGGTGGAATATCATGAAACCCCAAATTTCCAGACACAGTTGAGTGCAGCTCATGGAGGGACTGAAACTgttgagaaagaaaagatgtTTAGTCTTTCTGATGAATTATGCCCACAGaatgaaaataaagaaataactGAAGTACCTCCAGAATCACTCATCCATcaagaaattaagaaatttgAAACTGAGAAAGCATATACTTCCGTAGGAGATATGGTTCAAAAATCTGAATCACTAGAAGAGGAAGCTAACATTACTTTGGAAATGACAGAAAGTGCTAGTGTGAGTAGACATGAACCAGAAGTACTGAATGAATATCTCGAGGGCATCAACGTGATGAATCCCCTTGTTAGAACATGTGGTACTTCTGTTGAACATTCAGATAAGATACAAGAAGCACAAGAGTCATCAGAACCTCGACACTCTGGGACAAAAATGGACAGAATTGGGACAAAAATGGACAGAATTAGGGATCTTATATTTCACTGTAATGAAGAAGCAAAAGATCCCTGGTTTGATAATAGTGAGGAGTCACATGCGGAAGAAAATTTAAGCCATGATGGTAAAGAGGGCCAGACATCTGTGAAAGGTATCGACAAAGGACCAAATGATGCATATGTGGAAGTTAATGTACATCATTCTGAAACTGAAGTTATTATTGATGAGGGCAGTGATTGTGACATGAAGATGAGCACATGCTCAAAAGAGCTGAATGCTTCATTTTTAGAATCATGCGTTAGCATGCAGCACTTGTCTCAGATTGATGAGTTTATTTCTGGTCAGGCATCTGATGAAAGCACCCCTCTTGAAAACCTTGCAGAGAATTGCAGAAAAGCAGAAAAAGAATTTCCAGCAGAAAATTGTACAGCATTGGAACAAGAGCAAGTTACTGGAAGCAAATTGGAAGGGGATGACAAAGATAAACtatcaaaatcaaaacaacaGAATCAGAAATCTGTTAATTTGGACAACAAAATTGTACCTAATTTCATAGAGAACCCTACATTGAACTTTTTCCAGAAACTGAGAGATGAGACCCCTGATGTTCAGAGAATTGAAGGGAAGGCGAATGTGAAAAAGACAGACAGAGAAACCGAGGTCTTGGATGGACTAGATGAAGACAGAGAAAGATATAATatggaaagagaaaaggaacaaGCTAAAGAGAGATCAAGACAAAAATtagaagaagagaaggaacGGGAGAGAGAGCGAGCAAAAGATAGGCTTGCTGTTCAGAGAGCTACAAAAGAAGCACATGACAGAGCATTTGCTGAGGCCCGTGCAAAGGCTGAAATAATAGCATTGGAAAGGATTACCTTAGCACGCCAACGAGCATCTGCAGAAGCTCGAGAGAACAAAGAGAAGGCAAGTGCAGAAGCAGCTGCTGAGAAGGCTTCTAGAGAAGCTAGACTAAAAGCAGAACGTGCAGCAGTTGAGAGAGCAACTGCTGAAGCTCGGGAGAGAGCAATTGAAAAGGCAAAAGCTGCTGCAGATGCAAAGGAGCGAATGGAAAGATTTAGATCCTCCTTCAAGGACAGTTTTAAGGCTACTAATCAG GATAATCAACTGGACAAACAGTTTCAGAAGACAGCTTCTAATAACTATGAAAGAAGCACAGATTCTAGTAATCAAG TAGTTGAGTTTGAGTCAGCTCTAAGACATAAAGCAAGATCTGAGAGGGAACAACGCACAGCTGAGCGAGCG GCCAAAGCTCTAGCTGAAAAGAATATGAGGGACATGCTGACTCAGAGAGAACAAGCAGAGAGACAT AGATTAGCTGAATTCCTTGATCCTGAAGTCAAGAGATGGTCAAATGGAAAGGAAGGAAATTTGCGAGCATTGCTATCTACACTgcaatat ATCCTTGCTTCAGATAGTGGCTGGCAATCGGTTCCCCTCACAGATCTCATTACAGCCGCTGCCGTCAAGAAAGCATATAGAAGGGCAACCCTTTGTGTCCATCCTGATAAACTACAACAAAGGGGTGCTACAATCAGACAGAAATATATTTGTGAGAAAGTGTTTGATCTCCTTAAG GAGGCATGGAACAAATTCAATTCGGAAGAGCGATAG